A DNA window from Ctenopharyngodon idella isolate HZGC_01 chromosome 8, HZGC01, whole genome shotgun sequence contains the following coding sequences:
- the angptl7 gene encoding angiopoietin-related protein 7 yields MKMMATALALLLLVLGHTMAQSGVKKNLATPKQAKPAQCCDEVRSLKVQVANLTSMLEEINKKQESDLMKTMRQMIKLEKLNQQQEARVTEAESKYSEIYNQIEIMQLQAAQSAPQQSTSDAIYDCASLYNKNYKISGEYKLPKDEFLGTPELNVYCDMENNGGGWTVIQRRKIGLTSFNRDWKQYKNGFGTIRGDFWLGNEHIFRLTRQPTVLRIEMEDWEGEIRYAEYGFFTLSNEMNSYKLLIGSYSGNAGDSLRYHNNTNFSTKNKDNDKCVDNCAELRQGGYWYNCCTDSNLNGVFHRYGSHTKNPDGISWYGWHGPNYSLKRVEMKIRPQSFVP; encoded by the exons ATGAAGATGATGGCTACAgcattggctcttttacttctAGTCCTTGGTCACACAATGGCTCAGAGTGGCGTCAAGAAGAACTTGGCAACACCCAAACAGGCCAAACCAGCACAATGCTGTGATGAGGTGCGCTCCTTGAAGGTCCAGGTGGCGAATTTGACCAGCATGTTGGAAGAAATTAACAAGAAGCAGGAGTCTGATCTCATGAAGACCATGCGGCAAATGATCAAGCTGGAAAAGCTTAACCAGCAGCAAGAGGCCCGTGTCACAGAGGCAGAGAGCAAGTATTCAGAAATCTACAATCAGATTGAAATCATGCAGCTGCAGGCAGCCCAGTCTGCCCCACAGCAGAGCACTTCAG ATGCAATCTATGATTGCGCATCCCTAtacaacaaaaactataaaatttCTGGAGAGTATAAATTACCAAAAGATGAATTCCTTGGAACACCTGAACTAAAT GTATATTGTGACATGGAAAACAATGGCGGTGGCTGGACTGTCATTCAGAGACGCAAGATTGGTCTGACAAGCTTCAACCGTGACTGGAAGCAGTACAAGAATGGTTTTGGTACAATCCGTGGTGACTTCTGGCTCGGCAACGAACACATCTTCCGTCTGACCAGACAGCCCACAGTGCTGAGAATAGAGATGGAG GACTGGGAGGGTGAGATACGCTACGCTGAATATGGCTTCTTCACACTGAGCAATGAGATGAACAGCTACAAGCTTTTAATCGGCAGCTACAGCGGGAACGCTGGCGACTCTCTGCGTTACCACAATAACACCAACTTCAGCACTAAGAACAAAGACAATGACAAGTGTGTGGACAACTGCGCAGAACTTCGCCAAG GTGGATACTGGTACAACTGCTGCACTGACTCCAATCTTAATGGTGTGTTTCACCGCTATGGGTCACATACCAAGAATCCAGATGGCATCTCTTGGTATGGATGGCATGGACCAAACTACTCACTGAAACGGGTAGAAATGAAGATTCGACCCCAGAGCTTTGTACCTTAA